From Onychostoma macrolepis isolate SWU-2019 chromosome 05, ASM1243209v1, whole genome shotgun sequence, one genomic window encodes:
- the LOC131541414 gene encoding histo-blood group ABO system transferase-like isoform X4, whose amino-acid sequence MLRSRVSKHLRFGISTPCRNVSFVAAIPSFRLIYLNTNQSSCKPQIIEKVITKSKWKLKNFGLRSSQGYTRFLKDFLESAEQHYFVGFRVHYYLFTDLPEEVPEVKMGENHSLTVRKVPSMNRWQDISMGRMEILEKLIENELVSEADYIFCLDVDTKFYGRWGAETLGRLVGVIHPWYFDAPRDQFTYERRPESQAYVPAGEGDYYFTGAAFGGSLEDVHHLTKTCRKQMNIDVANSIEAIWHEESHLNKYFLYNKPSKLLSPEYLWRDINAGVAQIKVVRFSHVAKNNTEVRPNA is encoded by the exons GCTCATTTACCTCAACACCAACCAGAGCAG tTGTAAACCGCAGATAATAGAAAAAGTCATCACCAA GTCAAAGTGGAAGCTTAAGAACTTTGGACTGCGCTCATCGCAGGG ATACACACGTTTTCTCAAAGATTTTCTGGAGTCAGCAGAGCAGCATTACTTTGTTGGATTTCGAGTGCATTACTACTTGTTTACGGATCTACCAGAAGAAGTTCCTGAAGTTAAGATGGGTGAAAACCATAGTTTGACAGTTCGAAAGGTTCCAAGTATGAACAGATGGCAGGATATCAGTATGGGCAGGATGGAAATACTAGAGAAACTAATAGAGAATGAACTGGTCAGTGAGGCTGACTATATTTTCTGCCTTGATGTAGATACAAAGTTCTATGGCCGTTGGGGTGCGGAGACTTTGGGTCGTCTGGTAGGTGTGATACATCCTTGGTACTTTGATGCTCCAAGGGATCAGTTCACATATGAGCGTAGACCAGAATCTCAAGCATATGTTCCAGCTGGAGAGggtgattattattttactggCGCTGCATTTGGCGGCTCACTGGAGGATGTACATCATCTCACCAAAACCTGCCGGAAGCAGATGAACATCGATGTTGCAAACTCCATTGAGGCGATATGGCATGAGGAGTCTCACTTGAACAAGTATTTCCTTTATAACAAACCCAGTAAACTGCTTTCACCTGAATATCTGTGGCGGGACATCAATGCCGGGGTGGCCCAAATAAAAGTAGTTCGCTTCTCTCATGTAGCTAAAAACAATACAGAAGTTCGTCCAAACGCATAG
- the LOC131541414 gene encoding globoside alpha-1,3-N-acetylgalactosaminyltransferase 1-like isoform X2: protein MVFRQSFLIILAFFGMILCGLIYLNTNQSSCKPQIIEKVITKSKWKLKNFGLRSSQGLLYNQPSALVSRTDVASVTSWLAPIIWEGTFDTTLIDLIYQQQNLTIATTVFTLGKYTRFLKDFLESAEQHYFVGFRVHYYLFTDLPEEVPEVKMGENHSLTVRKVPSMNRWQDISMGRMEILEKLIENELVSEADYIFCLDVDTKFYGRWGAETLGRLVGVIHPWYFDAPRDQFTYERRPESQAYVPAGEGDYYFTGAAFGGSLEDVHHLTKTCRKQMNIDVANSIEAIWHEESHLNKYFLYNKPSKLLSPEYLWRDINAGVAQIKVVRFSHVAKNNTEVRPNA, encoded by the exons GCTCATTTACCTCAACACCAACCAGAGCAG tTGTAAACCGCAGATAATAGAAAAAGTCATCACCAA GTCAAAGTGGAAGCTTAAGAACTTTGGACTGCGCTCATCGCAGGG GCTTTTGTACAACCAGCCCAGTGCGCTGGTAAG TCGGACAGATGTTGCTTCTGTAACGTCATGGTTAGCCCCAATCATTTGGGAGGGAACCTTCGACACCACTCTGATCGACTTAATCTACCAACAACAGAATCTCACCATAGCGACCACAGTCTTCACTTTGGGAAA ATACACACGTTTTCTCAAAGATTTTCTGGAGTCAGCAGAGCAGCATTACTTTGTTGGATTTCGAGTGCATTACTACTTGTTTACGGATCTACCAGAAGAAGTTCCTGAAGTTAAGATGGGTGAAAACCATAGTTTGACAGTTCGAAAGGTTCCAAGTATGAACAGATGGCAGGATATCAGTATGGGCAGGATGGAAATACTAGAGAAACTAATAGAGAATGAACTGGTCAGTGAGGCTGACTATATTTTCTGCCTTGATGTAGATACAAAGTTCTATGGCCGTTGGGGTGCGGAGACTTTGGGTCGTCTGGTAGGTGTGATACATCCTTGGTACTTTGATGCTCCAAGGGATCAGTTCACATATGAGCGTAGACCAGAATCTCAAGCATATGTTCCAGCTGGAGAGggtgattattattttactggCGCTGCATTTGGCGGCTCACTGGAGGATGTACATCATCTCACCAAAACCTGCCGGAAGCAGATGAACATCGATGTTGCAAACTCCATTGAGGCGATATGGCATGAGGAGTCTCACTTGAACAAGTATTTCCTTTATAACAAACCCAGTAAACTGCTTTCACCTGAATATCTGTGGCGGGACATCAATGCCGGGGTGGCCCAAATAAAAGTAGTTCGCTTCTCTCATGTAGCTAAAAACAATACAGAAGTTCGTCCAAACGCATAG
- the LOC131541414 gene encoding histo-blood group ABO system transferase-like isoform X5, producing the protein MVFRQSFLIILAFFGMILCGLIYLNTNQSSCKPQIIEKVITKSKWKLKNFGLRSSQGYTRFLKDFLESAEQHYFVGFRVHYYLFTDLPEEVPEVKMGENHSLTVRKVPSMNRWQDISMGRMEILEKLIENELVSEADYIFCLDVDTKFYGRWGAETLGRLVGVIHPWYFDAPRDQFTYERRPESQAYVPAGEGDYYFTGAAFGGSLEDVHHLTKTCRKQMNIDVANSIEAIWHEESHLNKYFLYNKPSKLLSPEYLWRDINAGVAQIKVVRFSHVAKNNTEVRPNA; encoded by the exons GCTCATTTACCTCAACACCAACCAGAGCAG tTGTAAACCGCAGATAATAGAAAAAGTCATCACCAA GTCAAAGTGGAAGCTTAAGAACTTTGGACTGCGCTCATCGCAGGG ATACACACGTTTTCTCAAAGATTTTCTGGAGTCAGCAGAGCAGCATTACTTTGTTGGATTTCGAGTGCATTACTACTTGTTTACGGATCTACCAGAAGAAGTTCCTGAAGTTAAGATGGGTGAAAACCATAGTTTGACAGTTCGAAAGGTTCCAAGTATGAACAGATGGCAGGATATCAGTATGGGCAGGATGGAAATACTAGAGAAACTAATAGAGAATGAACTGGTCAGTGAGGCTGACTATATTTTCTGCCTTGATGTAGATACAAAGTTCTATGGCCGTTGGGGTGCGGAGACTTTGGGTCGTCTGGTAGGTGTGATACATCCTTGGTACTTTGATGCTCCAAGGGATCAGTTCACATATGAGCGTAGACCAGAATCTCAAGCATATGTTCCAGCTGGAGAGggtgattattattttactggCGCTGCATTTGGCGGCTCACTGGAGGATGTACATCATCTCACCAAAACCTGCCGGAAGCAGATGAACATCGATGTTGCAAACTCCATTGAGGCGATATGGCATGAGGAGTCTCACTTGAACAAGTATTTCCTTTATAACAAACCCAGTAAACTGCTTTCACCTGAATATCTGTGGCGGGACATCAATGCCGGGGTGGCCCAAATAAAAGTAGTTCGCTTCTCTCATGTAGCTAAAAACAATACAGAAGTTCGTCCAAACGCATAG
- the LOC131541414 gene encoding histo-blood group ABO system transferase-like isoform X3 has protein sequence MLRSRVSKHLRFGISTPCRNVSFVAAIPSFRLIYLNTNQSSCKPQIIEKVITKSKWKLKNFGLRSSQGLLYNQPSALVRYTRFLKDFLESAEQHYFVGFRVHYYLFTDLPEEVPEVKMGENHSLTVRKVPSMNRWQDISMGRMEILEKLIENELVSEADYIFCLDVDTKFYGRWGAETLGRLVGVIHPWYFDAPRDQFTYERRPESQAYVPAGEGDYYFTGAAFGGSLEDVHHLTKTCRKQMNIDVANSIEAIWHEESHLNKYFLYNKPSKLLSPEYLWRDINAGVAQIKVVRFSHVAKNNTEVRPNA, from the exons GCTCATTTACCTCAACACCAACCAGAGCAG tTGTAAACCGCAGATAATAGAAAAAGTCATCACCAA GTCAAAGTGGAAGCTTAAGAACTTTGGACTGCGCTCATCGCAGGG GCTTTTGTACAACCAGCCCAGTGCGCTGGTAAG ATACACACGTTTTCTCAAAGATTTTCTGGAGTCAGCAGAGCAGCATTACTTTGTTGGATTTCGAGTGCATTACTACTTGTTTACGGATCTACCAGAAGAAGTTCCTGAAGTTAAGATGGGTGAAAACCATAGTTTGACAGTTCGAAAGGTTCCAAGTATGAACAGATGGCAGGATATCAGTATGGGCAGGATGGAAATACTAGAGAAACTAATAGAGAATGAACTGGTCAGTGAGGCTGACTATATTTTCTGCCTTGATGTAGATACAAAGTTCTATGGCCGTTGGGGTGCGGAGACTTTGGGTCGTCTGGTAGGTGTGATACATCCTTGGTACTTTGATGCTCCAAGGGATCAGTTCACATATGAGCGTAGACCAGAATCTCAAGCATATGTTCCAGCTGGAGAGggtgattattattttactggCGCTGCATTTGGCGGCTCACTGGAGGATGTACATCATCTCACCAAAACCTGCCGGAAGCAGATGAACATCGATGTTGCAAACTCCATTGAGGCGATATGGCATGAGGAGTCTCACTTGAACAAGTATTTCCTTTATAACAAACCCAGTAAACTGCTTTCACCTGAATATCTGTGGCGGGACATCAATGCCGGGGTGGCCCAAATAAAAGTAGTTCGCTTCTCTCATGTAGCTAAAAACAATACAGAAGTTCGTCCAAACGCATAG
- the LOC131541414 gene encoding histo-blood group ABO system transferase 2-like isoform X1: protein MLRSRVSKHLRFGISTPCRNVSFVAAIPSFRLIYLNTNQSSCKPQIIEKVITKSKWKLKNFGLRSSQGLLYNQPSALVSRTDVASVTSWLAPIIWEGTFDTTLIDLIYQQQNLTIATTVFTLGKYTRFLKDFLESAEQHYFVGFRVHYYLFTDLPEEVPEVKMGENHSLTVRKVPSMNRWQDISMGRMEILEKLIENELVSEADYIFCLDVDTKFYGRWGAETLGRLVGVIHPWYFDAPRDQFTYERRPESQAYVPAGEGDYYFTGAAFGGSLEDVHHLTKTCRKQMNIDVANSIEAIWHEESHLNKYFLYNKPSKLLSPEYLWRDINAGVAQIKVVRFSHVAKNNTEVRPNA from the exons GCTCATTTACCTCAACACCAACCAGAGCAG tTGTAAACCGCAGATAATAGAAAAAGTCATCACCAA GTCAAAGTGGAAGCTTAAGAACTTTGGACTGCGCTCATCGCAGGG GCTTTTGTACAACCAGCCCAGTGCGCTGGTAAG TCGGACAGATGTTGCTTCTGTAACGTCATGGTTAGCCCCAATCATTTGGGAGGGAACCTTCGACACCACTCTGATCGACTTAATCTACCAACAACAGAATCTCACCATAGCGACCACAGTCTTCACTTTGGGAAA ATACACACGTTTTCTCAAAGATTTTCTGGAGTCAGCAGAGCAGCATTACTTTGTTGGATTTCGAGTGCATTACTACTTGTTTACGGATCTACCAGAAGAAGTTCCTGAAGTTAAGATGGGTGAAAACCATAGTTTGACAGTTCGAAAGGTTCCAAGTATGAACAGATGGCAGGATATCAGTATGGGCAGGATGGAAATACTAGAGAAACTAATAGAGAATGAACTGGTCAGTGAGGCTGACTATATTTTCTGCCTTGATGTAGATACAAAGTTCTATGGCCGTTGGGGTGCGGAGACTTTGGGTCGTCTGGTAGGTGTGATACATCCTTGGTACTTTGATGCTCCAAGGGATCAGTTCACATATGAGCGTAGACCAGAATCTCAAGCATATGTTCCAGCTGGAGAGggtgattattattttactggCGCTGCATTTGGCGGCTCACTGGAGGATGTACATCATCTCACCAAAACCTGCCGGAAGCAGATGAACATCGATGTTGCAAACTCCATTGAGGCGATATGGCATGAGGAGTCTCACTTGAACAAGTATTTCCTTTATAACAAACCCAGTAAACTGCTTTCACCTGAATATCTGTGGCGGGACATCAATGCCGGGGTGGCCCAAATAAAAGTAGTTCGCTTCTCTCATGTAGCTAAAAACAATACAGAAGTTCGTCCAAACGCATAG